From Natator depressus isolate rNatDep1 chromosome 7, rNatDep2.hap1, whole genome shotgun sequence, the proteins below share one genomic window:
- the ITPRIP gene encoding inositol 1,4,5-trisphosphate receptor-interacting protein, giving the protein MPAGIFRVCLVVITAIVNHPLLFPKENATVPEYAEDIIQKMKAHEENLRLEQLRLEQEIARQEATLKTLEKATEPEEQNKEPLPWDLWSAMSMVIFLLIELWRQDYQDGNWQESACEEDDMAVLGKAFKGVALPDKAALANFYERCILGATGDMARKRELVEGFADDLLEALRSVCNRDADMEVEESIGVGSMYENWRVHKPLVCDLIVPFTPPEPYCFRSQTWCSRESVPPDKQGYGTIKVCRADEDAAGCICGKTKLGEDMLCLLHSQTNQTRRSGEMEDLLCFKNTQYLDADQVMKWFQIAITKSWNKISHKYEFDLTFNLLDSPGALKIKFRSGKSIAFNLTPVVQCEDSDAYFISHFPRSNLMADPVSSTDWFVTFAVYERRFIHSVSKKLPASACHLSCLQILSFLHGKQCSLTGPSSLTNYHLKTVMLHLLQTRPYQDWASENLEVRLQDMLKFLEKSLQEKKLCHFFIGNRKVPEVLNFPVVFQKAEPLNLFRPFVLHRDAYRKTVDTFHEMLRNTSALINEYTVHIPSVGHTNMLHKESL; this is encoded by the coding sequence ATGCCAGCAGGGATCTTCCGGGTGTGTCTGGTGGTGATTACGGCCATCGTCAACCACCCACTCCTCTTCCCCAAAGAGAATGCCACCGTTCCTGAGTACGCTGAGGACATCATCCAGAAGATGAAGGCGCATGAGGAGAACCTCCGGCTGGAGCAGCTGCGTTTGGAGCAAGAGATTGCCAGACAGGAGGCCACGCTGAAGACTTTGGAAAAGGCCACGGAGCCGGAGGAACAGAACAAGGAACCCCTCCCCTGGGACTTGTGGAGCGCCATGTCCATGGTCATCTTCCTGCTGATCGAGCTCTGGAGGCAGGATTACCAAGATGGGAACTGGCAGGAGTCAGCCTGTGAGGAGGACGACATGGCCGTTCTCGGGAAAGCATTCAAGGGCGTGGCCCTCCCAGACAAAGCCGCGTTGGCCAACTTCTACGAGAGGTGTATCCTGGGTGCCACCGGTGACATGGCTAGGAAGCGAGAGTTGGTGGAAGGCTTTGCAGACGACTTGCTGGAGGCCCTGAGGAGCGTGTGTAACCGAGACGCCGACATGGAAGTGGAGGAGTCCATAGGGGTGGGGAGCATGTACGAAAACTGGAGGGTGCACAAGCCTTTGGTTTGTGACTTGATTGTCCCTTTCACGCCCCCAGAGCCATACTGTTTCCGATCCCAGACCTGGTGCTCAAGGGAGTCAGTCCCACCGGACAAACAAGGCTACGGCACCATAAAAGTCTGCAGGGCAGATGAGGATGCAGCAGGTTGCATCTGTGGCAagactaagctgggggaagacaTGCTGTGCCTCCTCCATAGCCAAACCAACCAGACCAGGCGCAGTGGTGAGATGGAGGATCTGCTGTGCTTCAAGAACACCCAGTATCTGGATGCTGACCAGGTCATGAAGTGGTTCCAGATTGCGATCACCAAGTCCTGGAACAAAATCTCCCACAAATATGAATTCGACCTCACCTTCAACCTCTTGGACTCACCGGGAGCCCTGAAGATAAAGTTCAGGTCTGGGAAGTCCATTGCCTTTAATCTCACCCCTGTGGTACAGTGTGAAGACTCGGATGCCTATTTCATCTCCCATTTCCCCCGCAGCAACCTAATGGCTGATCCTGTCTCCAGTACTGACTGGTTTGTTACTTTTGCCGTGTACGAGAGGAGATTCATCCACTCCGTCTCCAAAAAGCTGCCTGCCAGTGCCTGCCACCTCAGCTGCCTTCAGATCCTCTCCTTCCTTCATGGAAAGCAGTGTAGCTTAACAGGTCCGAGCAGCCTCACCAACTACCACCTGAAGACGGTGATGCTGCATTTACTGCAGACCCGGCCCTATCAGGACTGGGCCTCTGAGAACCTGGAGGTCAGGCTGCAAGACATGCTGAAGTTCCTGGAGAAAAGCCTGCAGGAAAAGAAGCTCTGCCACTTCTTCATTGGAAACCGGAAGGTGCCCGAGGTGCTGAACTTCCCAGTGGTGTTCCAGAAGGCAGAGCCACTCAACCTTTTCCGTCCGTTTGTTCTGCACAGGGACGCTTACAGAAAGACGGTGGACACGTTTCATGAGATGCTGAGGAACACATCCGCACTGATAAACGAGTATACAGTGCACATTCCCTCTGTGGGACATACAAACATGCTCCACAAAGAATCCCTTTAG